A region of Calderihabitans maritimus DNA encodes the following proteins:
- a CDS encoding acyl-CoA dehydrogenase family protein: MRRLSSQNEMLRQMVRRLAEEKVKPQAAEIDKQDIYPWDWWELFARQGLVGLSVPSQYGGEGNLISFCLTVEELSRVSGTAGLMINSQQLALTPLLLFGTREQKEMFLRPMASGQAIGGFALTEPEAGSDAGAIQTRAIRRGDQYIINGQKCLITNGGLAQYYIVFASTDLASGIRGITAFVVEADTPGLVVGRVEDKMGVRGLPTAELFFENCRVPCFHRIGQEGDGFKIAMTSLDRVRPGIGAQAVGIAQGAFEYALDYVKRRKQFNQPLATLQGIQFILADMVTQIEAARQLVYTAAEILEEALQQRNLSKEAIRYSSMAKLFASDVGMRVTTDAVQLLGGYGYLREHPVERMMRDAKIIQIYGGTNQIQKMIIARSVL, encoded by the coding sequence ATGCGCCGGTTATCTTCGCAAAATGAAATGCTGAGACAGATGGTTCGCCGACTGGCCGAGGAAAAGGTTAAGCCACAGGCTGCGGAAATCGATAAACAAGATATATATCCGTGGGATTGGTGGGAGTTGTTTGCAAGGCAGGGGTTGGTAGGTCTCAGTGTTCCTTCTCAGTATGGAGGAGAGGGTAACCTTATATCTTTCTGCCTGACGGTAGAGGAACTATCCCGGGTTTCGGGTACAGCCGGACTCATGATTAACTCCCAACAGTTGGCTTTAACTCCTTTGTTGCTTTTCGGCACGCGGGAACAAAAAGAAATGTTCCTGCGTCCCATGGCTAGCGGGCAGGCTATAGGAGGTTTTGCACTGACGGAACCGGAGGCTGGCTCGGATGCCGGAGCCATTCAGACCCGGGCTATAAGACGGGGCGATCAATATATCATTAACGGACAAAAATGCCTGATTACCAACGGCGGCTTGGCCCAGTATTATATAGTTTTTGCCTCTACTGATCTGGCGAGCGGCATTCGGGGCATAACTGCCTTTGTTGTAGAAGCCGATACACCGGGTCTGGTAGTGGGACGGGTAGAAGACAAGATGGGGGTGCGAGGGCTTCCCACGGCAGAGTTGTTTTTTGAGAACTGCCGGGTACCCTGTTTTCACCGTATTGGACAAGAGGGAGACGGTTTCAAAATTGCCATGACGTCTTTAGACCGGGTTCGACCGGGGATCGGGGCCCAAGCGGTGGGGATTGCCCAAGGAGCCTTTGAGTATGCATTAGATTACGTGAAGCGCCGGAAACAGTTTAACCAGCCGTTGGCTACTTTGCAGGGCATTCAGTTTATTTTGGCAGACATGGTTACGCAAATAGAAGCGGCGAGACAGTTGGTTTACACTGCGGCAGAGATATTGGAAGAAGCTTTACAACAAAGGAATTTAAGCAAAGAAGCCATCAGGTACTCATCCATGGCCAAACTTTTTGCCAGCGATGTAGGAATGAGGGTTACTACCGATGCGGTCCAGCTATTGGGTGGGTACGGATATTTACGTGAGCATCCGGTAGAGAGGATGATGCGGGATGCAAAAATAATTCAAATTTACGGTGGCACCAATCAGATTCAAAAAATGATAATAGCTCGAAGCGTATTGTAA